Sequence from the Microbacterium dextranolyticum genome:
CCCTGTCGGCGTGCGCCGGGGGCTCGGCCTCCAGCTCCGACGCGCACAACCTGACGATCGGCGTCGTCGCCGAGCCCGAGAAGTCGCCCGATCCCATCGTGGACGGCTCGCTGGCCGGCTACAACATCTACTACACCCTCTTCGATCAGCTCACCGTGCTCGACGCCGACGGAACCATCCAGCCGTCGCTGGCGACATCATGGACGCCGAACGCGGACTTCACGCAGTGGACCTTCACACTCCGGGACGGCGTGACGTTCCAGGACGGCGAGCCCCTGAAGGCCTCCGACGTCGCCTTCACCTACGAGACGGTCCTGCACACGCCCGACTCCGACAACCTCGGGTACATGGGCATGCTGTCCTCGGTCACGGCGCCCGACGACCACACCGTCGTCTTCCAGCTGAACTCGCCCTTCTCGCCGTGGCCGTCGATCACGACGGCGCAGTCGATCGTGCCCGAGAAGGTGTACACGGCGCTCGGCTCAGAGGGCTTCGCCGCGGCGCCGGTGGGCAGCGGCCCCTTCTCGTTCGTGAGCTGGAAGCGCGGCGTCGACTACGTCCTGAAGCGCAACGACAGCTACTGGGGCGGCGCGCCGAAGATCGACACCCTCACCTTCCAGACCGTCTCCGATGAAGAGGCCCGTCTGAACGGCGTCATCTCCGGAAGCCTCGACCTCGCACTCATCTCGCCCAACCAGGTCACCTCCGCCGAGGGCAGCGGTGTCGACGTGCGGTCGCGTCCGGCCAACGGCACCACCTTCCTCGGCATCAACTCCACGTCCGGCCCGCTCGCCGATCAGCGCATCCGTCAGGCGATCTGGCACGCCATCGATCGGGATGCCCTGGTGAAGACCGTGCTCAGCGGGCGCGCCGTCGCCAACGACCAGATCGTGGCGGCGAACGTGGCCGGTTACGCCTCCGACGCCACGGGGCCGGCATACGACCCGGCCGCGGCCAAGGCCCTGCTGGCGGACGCGGGGTACACGGGAGAGGCGATCCCGCTCGAGTACGCGACCAGCGGCCGCATCCCGATGAGCGCCGAGATCGCGCAGGCGATCGCCGGGTACCTCGACGCTGTGGGCATCACAGTCACCCTGTCGGGGATGGACCAGGCGACGCTGTCGAACCACATCTACAGCACCGTGGACATGAAGGGCCTGTACCTCAACACCTGGGCACCCTCGACGATGGATGGCGACATGCCGGCGACCAACCTGTTCGCCGGGGGCCAGAACGACTACGCCAAGAGCCCGGCGACCGCGGCGCTCGTGGCGAAGCAGCGCACCGTCGCGGGTGACGAACGGCTCGCGACGTTCCGCAGCCTCGCCGAGGCGAACTTCGACAACGCCTTCATCGTGCCGCTGTTCACACCCCAGGCCGACTACGCGGTGTCACCCAAGGTCACCTGGACTCCCCGCGTCGACGGCGAGTACAAGCTCGCCGGCGTCACCTTCGCGGGCTGACCCCGCCGGGGAGGGGAGGCCGCACGGCCTCCCCTCCCTCCCACCGTTCTCCGCCTCCCTCGAAAGGTCCGACCGTGTCCCCCACGCTCCTGCGCAACGTCCGCCCCTGGGGCGGCGACGCCCGCGACGTCCTCATCGATGCCGACGCGATCCGCGAGATCGGAGCCCCGGGCACGATCTCCGCGGAGGGCGCCGTCGCCGTCGACGGTGACGGCGGCATCCTGCTGCCCTCGTTCAGCGACGTGCACGTGCACCTCGATTCGACCCGCATGGGGCTGCCCTTCCGCCCGAACACCGCGGGCGACACCCGCTGGTCGCATATCATGAACGACCGCGAGAACTGGCGCTCGGCGGAGCGGTCCGTCGCCGACCGGGCGACCTACACGCTGGGCAGGATGATCGCGCAGGGCGCGACCCGCGTGCGCAGCCATGCGCAGGTCGACGCCGATTCGGGTCTGGAGAAGTTCGAGGGCGTCCTCGCGGCACGCGACGCCCACCGTGACCGCGCGAGCGTCGAGATCGTCGCCTTCCCGCAGGTGGGCATCCATCTCGAGGACGGCGTGCCCGACCTGTTGGATCTCGCGCTGCGCTCGGGTGCCGACCTCATCGGCGGCATCGACCCGTGCGAGATCGACCGCGACCCCATCCGTCACCTCGACACCGTCTTCGATCTCGCCGACCGCCACGGCGTCGGCGTCGACATCCACCTGCACGAAGGCGGTTCGCTGGGCCTGTTCTCTCTCGACCTCATCCTCGAACGCACGCGTGCGCTCGGCATGGCGGGGCGGGTGAGTGTCTCGCACGCGTTCTCGTTGGCCGACCGCTCCCCCGGCGTCGACCGCGCTCTCGAGCAGGTCGCCGAACTCGATGTGGCCCTCACGACGATCGCCCCGAAGGGCTCGCTGACGGTTCCGCTCGACCTTCCGATCGAGCGGCTGCTCGAGACGGGTGTCCGCGTGGGCCTCGGGATGGACGGCCAGCGCGACTACTGGTCACCGTGGGGCGACGGCGACATGCTGGAGCGCACCTGGATGCTGGCCTTCACGCAGGGCTTCTCGCGCGACGACCTGATCGAGGACTGCCTGGCCGTCGCGACCTGGGGCGGCGCGTCGGTGATCGATGCGACCCTCCCGCGCCTCGCGCCCGGGGTGCGGCCCGGGGTTGCGGTCGGAGACCCCGCCGAGCTCGTCGTCGTGCGCGGCGACACCCCTACGGCCGCTGTGATGGACCGGAGCTCCGAACGCCTCGTGCTGCATCGCGGCCGGATCGTCGCCGAGAACGACGATCTGCGATGACGACGACGATTCTCGCGGCCAACTGCAACACCGACCCGGCCATGACAGCCGCGATCGCCGGTGTCGGCCAGTCCGCGGCGTCTGCGGGCACGACCGTCGTCGGCGTCACCCCCGCCTGGGGCCCGTCGTCGGCCGAGGGATACGTCGAGAGCCTCGTCACGGCGGCGGCGGTGATGGATGCCGTCGCTGGCCACGGCGACCCGTTCGATGCCGTCGTGATGGCGGGATTCGGCGAGCACGGGCGCGAGGGGATGCGTCAGCTGATCGCGCAGCCCGTCGTCGACATCACCGAGGCGGCGGTCTTCGCCGCCTGCCTTCTGGGCCATCGGTTCGGCATCGTCACGACCATGGGGTCGGCGATCCCCGGCATCCACGACTCGCTGGCGACGATGGGCACGGCAGGACGGTGCCGTTCGGTGCGCGCGGCCGATGTCCACGTGTCGGCGATCGGCGACGACATCGCCCGCACCGCGGACGCCCTGGAAGGCACCGGCCGCGCCGTGCTCGCCGACGGAGCCGACGTGCTCGTGCTCGGCTGCGCGGGCTTCGCGGGACTCGACGTCGAGCTGGAGCGCCGGCTCGGCGTGCCCGTGGTGGACGGCGTCGCGGTGGCGGTGCGCTTCGCGGAGAGCCTCGTCGCGCTCGGCAAACGCACCGGTAAGACCGGGGCGTACGCGCCGCGTTCGGCGGACAAGGAGTGGGCAGGCCCCACCCTCGGCTCGCTCCGCGCGTTCGTCTGACGTACAGATCGAGCCGTGAGGTCGTCGGAGTAGGATGCGGTCATGACGCTCCTCGACGGCATCACCTCCCGGATCATCGACACCGACCGGTTGTCCGTCGCCATCCTCGAGCGGGTCGGCGACGACGCCTCGGCGTCCGCCGAGAAGACGATCGTACTCGTCCACGGGAATGTCTCGTCGAGCCTGTTCTGGCAGGAGCTCATGCAGGACCTGCCGAGCGATCTGCGTGTCGTGGCCGTCGATCTGCGGGGGTTCGGCGGAACGGAGAGCCTGCCCGTCGACGCGACGCGCGGCGTGCGCGACTTCAGCGACGACCTGTTCGCCACCGTCCGCGCCATGGGCCTGGACAGCGCCCACCTCGTCGGCTGGTCGATGGGAGGCGGCGTCGTCCTGCAGTACGCGCTGGATCACCCCGCGCTCTCCCTGACGCTGGAGGCGCCGGTGTCGCCCTACGGGTTCGGCGGCACCCGCCGTGACGGCTCGCGCCTCACCGACGACGACGCCGGCTGCGGCGCCGGGGGCGCGAACCCCGATGTCGTGCAGCGTCTCACCGACCGCGACACCTCCGACGAGGCCCCCACCTCGCCGCGCAACGTCTTCCGGTCGGGGTATGTCTCCCCCGACTACACGAGCGAGAACGAAGACCTCTGGGTCGAGTCGATGAACACGACCTCGACGGCGACCGGCAACTACCCCGGCGACAGCGTGGCGAGCGAGAACTGGCCGGGATTCGCTCCAGGCCGTCTCGGCGTGCTGAACACGATGGCGCCGCGCTACTTCGACGTCTCCGGCATCGTCGATCTGGCGATCAAGCCGCCCATTCTGTGGGTGCACGGGACCGCGGACGCCATCGTGTCGGATGCCTCGTTCTCCGATCTCAACCATCTCGGCACTCTGGGGATCGTGCCCGGATGGCCCGGCCCCGACATCGCGCCGGCGCAGCAGATGGTGTCGCAGACACGTGATGTGCTGGATGCCTATCGCACGGCGGGCGGCGAGGTCTCGGAGATCGTCTTCGACGGCGTCGGCCACGCACCCCACCTCGAGCGCCCCGCGCAGTTCCGACGGGCGCTGCTGGAGAACATCGGCTACATCGGCAAGCCGGCCGACCCGGCGCCGCCCACCGAGGCGATCATCCTCGCCTCCTGGGACTGAGACGCGTCCCCGCCGTCAGCGGCGCTCGTCGAAGAAGCGACGCAGCACCGCACGCGCCTCGTCCTCGAGGACGCCACCGACCACTTCGGCGCGCACCGGCAGCCGGCGGTCGCGCAGCACGTCGTACACCGACCCCGCCGCCCCCGCCTTCTCGTCCCACGCCCCGAACACGACGCGTCCCACCCGCGCCTGCAGGATCGCGCCGGCACACATGAGACAGGGCTCCAGGGTGACGGTGAGAGTGCAGCCCTCGAGGTTCCACGAGCCGAGTGAGCTCGCCGCCGCCCGGAGCGCGACGATCTCCGCGTGCGCGGTGGGATCCGCGGTGGCCTCGCGCAGGTTCCCGCCTTCGCCGATCGGCTCACCCGCGGCATCCGAGACGACCGCCCCCACCGGAATCTCGCCGGTGGCGGATGCCCGTGCCGCCAGTGCCAGCGCGCGACGCATGACGGTCTCGTCGCGCGGTCGGTGGGGCAGGCTCACCCTGTCAGCGTAGAACGCGCGCCCGTCCCCTGGCGGACACGGGACGGCGCGGAGTGGGGAGTCCTCCCCATCGAGGCCGCTCGCACCGGCGCCTCGACTCGACCTCCGGAAACCGCCGTCGGAGGACGGACCGGACGCGTAGGCTGACACCATGCGCGTGCACGTTGCCGACCACCCCCTCATCACCCACAAGCTCAGCGTGCTGCGCGACGAGCGCACGCCCTCGCCGGTGTTCCGCCAGCTCACCGAGGAACTGCTCACCCTTCTGGCCTACGAGGCGACCCGGAACGTCCGCGTCGAGGACATCGAGATCCGCACCCCGGTCACCACGACCATGGGCGTGCGCATCTCGGAGCCCCGCCCGCTCGTCGTGCCGATCCTGCGGGCCGGGCTCGGCATGCTCGACGGCATGGTGAAGCTGCTGCCGACCGCCGAGATCGGGTTTCTCGGGATGGCACGCAACGAGGAGACGCTCCAGCCGTACACCTACGCGGAGCGTCTGCCCGAAGACCTCAGCGACCGTCAGTGCTTCGTGCTGGACCCCATGCTCGCGACCGGCGGGTCACTCGGCGCGGCGATCGACTTCCTCTTCGCACGCGGCGCGCAGGACGTCACCGCCATCTGCATCCTCGGTGCACCGGAGGGCGTCGCGAAGATCCAGGAGCAGGTCGGCGACCGTGATGTCACCCTGGTGCTCGGCGCTCTCGACGAGCGCCTGAACGAGAAGGGCTACATCGTTCCCGGTCTCGGCGACGCCGGCGACCGTCTCTACGGCACGGTCTGATCCCACCACGGTGCGGCGCCGACGCGGCGCCGCTGCGGCATCACGACGCGGTGCGCCCCGTCTCC
This genomic interval carries:
- a CDS encoding ABC transporter substrate-binding protein, which translates into the protein MTHRSSRVRRALTAVAALTGAALALSACAGGSASSSDAHNLTIGVVAEPEKSPDPIVDGSLAGYNIYYTLFDQLTVLDADGTIQPSLATSWTPNADFTQWTFTLRDGVTFQDGEPLKASDVAFTYETVLHTPDSDNLGYMGMLSSVTAPDDHTVVFQLNSPFSPWPSITTAQSIVPEKVYTALGSEGFAAAPVGSGPFSFVSWKRGVDYVLKRNDSYWGGAPKIDTLTFQTVSDEEARLNGVISGSLDLALISPNQVTSAEGSGVDVRSRPANGTTFLGINSTSGPLADQRIRQAIWHAIDRDALVKTVLSGRAVANDQIVAANVAGYASDATGPAYDPAAAKALLADAGYTGEAIPLEYATSGRIPMSAEIAQAIAGYLDAVGITVTLSGMDQATLSNHIYSTVDMKGLYLNTWAPSTMDGDMPATNLFAGGQNDYAKSPATAALVAKQRTVAGDERLATFRSLAEANFDNAFIVPLFTPQADYAVSPKVTWTPRVDGEYKLAGVTFAG
- a CDS encoding amidohydrolase family protein, with translation MSPTLLRNVRPWGGDARDVLIDADAIREIGAPGTISAEGAVAVDGDGGILLPSFSDVHVHLDSTRMGLPFRPNTAGDTRWSHIMNDRENWRSAERSVADRATYTLGRMIAQGATRVRSHAQVDADSGLEKFEGVLAARDAHRDRASVEIVAFPQVGIHLEDGVPDLLDLALRSGADLIGGIDPCEIDRDPIRHLDTVFDLADRHGVGVDIHLHEGGSLGLFSLDLILERTRALGMAGRVSVSHAFSLADRSPGVDRALEQVAELDVALTTIAPKGSLTVPLDLPIERLLETGVRVGLGMDGQRDYWSPWGDGDMLERTWMLAFTQGFSRDDLIEDCLAVATWGGASVIDATLPRLAPGVRPGVAVGDPAELVVVRGDTPTAAVMDRSSERLVLHRGRIVAENDDLR
- a CDS encoding aspartate/glutamate racemase family protein; its protein translation is MTTTILAANCNTDPAMTAAIAGVGQSAASAGTTVVGVTPAWGPSSAEGYVESLVTAAAVMDAVAGHGDPFDAVVMAGFGEHGREGMRQLIAQPVVDITEAAVFAACLLGHRFGIVTTMGSAIPGIHDSLATMGTAGRCRSVRAADVHVSAIGDDIARTADALEGTGRAVLADGADVLVLGCAGFAGLDVELERRLGVPVVDGVAVAVRFAESLVALGKRTGKTGAYAPRSADKEWAGPTLGSLRAFV
- a CDS encoding alpha/beta hydrolase is translated as MTLLDGITSRIIDTDRLSVAILERVGDDASASAEKTIVLVHGNVSSSLFWQELMQDLPSDLRVVAVDLRGFGGTESLPVDATRGVRDFSDDLFATVRAMGLDSAHLVGWSMGGGVVLQYALDHPALSLTLEAPVSPYGFGGTRRDGSRLTDDDAGCGAGGANPDVVQRLTDRDTSDEAPTSPRNVFRSGYVSPDYTSENEDLWVESMNTTSTATGNYPGDSVASENWPGFAPGRLGVLNTMAPRYFDVSGIVDLAIKPPILWVHGTADAIVSDASFSDLNHLGTLGIVPGWPGPDIAPAQQMVSQTRDVLDAYRTAGGEVSEIVFDGVGHAPHLERPAQFRRALLENIGYIGKPADPAPPTEAIILASWD
- the tadA gene encoding tRNA adenosine(34) deaminase TadA; amino-acid sequence: MSLPHRPRDETVMRRALALAARASATGEIPVGAVVSDAAGEPIGEGGNLREATADPTAHAEIVALRAAASSLGSWNLEGCTLTVTLEPCLMCAGAILQARVGRVVFGAWDEKAGAAGSVYDVLRDRRLPVRAEVVGGVLEDEARAVLRRFFDERR
- the upp gene encoding uracil phosphoribosyltransferase, with translation MRVHVADHPLITHKLSVLRDERTPSPVFRQLTEELLTLLAYEATRNVRVEDIEIRTPVTTTMGVRISEPRPLVVPILRAGLGMLDGMVKLLPTAEIGFLGMARNEETLQPYTYAERLPEDLSDRQCFVLDPMLATGGSLGAAIDFLFARGAQDVTAICILGAPEGVAKIQEQVGDRDVTLVLGALDERLNEKGYIVPGLGDAGDRLYGTV